One Methanobrevibacter sp. DNA window includes the following coding sequences:
- a CDS encoding HIRAN domain-containing protein has protein sequence MANIQKIDSEVSDFIGFLHNAPEVKPFLEDIYLITVNVAGLVYIDDIDEIFSIIKEGDHLDLFREKDNRYDEHAILVKYDGKKIGYVPRADNIILANLMDAGKMLYGVVVNTYIEYVYVGDEFKVVKFKIFLKE, from the coding sequence ATGGCAAATATTCAAAAAATTGATTCTGAAGTGTCTGATTTCATTGGATTTCTGCATAATGCTCCTGAAGTAAAACCCTTTTTGGAAGACATTTATTTAATTACAGTTAATGTGGCTGGATTAGTTTATATTGATGATATTGATGAAATATTTTCTATTATTAAAGAGGGAGATCATTTGGATTTGTTCCGTGAAAAGGACAATAGATATGATGAACATGCCATTCTGGTCAAATATGATGGTAAAAAAATAGGTTATGTTCCAAGAGCAGATAATATTATTTTAGCTAATCTTATGGATGCCGGTAAAATGTTATATGGTGTGGTTGTAAATACATATATTGAATATGTTTATGTGGGTGATGAATTTAAAGTAGTTAAATTCAAAATATTTTTAAAAGAATGA
- a CDS encoding J domain-containing protein, protein MSLIIHPEFEKLKNKLSDLIFEYQELTLHICPNIEREYLLNFGLLEHDLYKRDVELSILKRKLSLLYIQINSQDEVNLDLIDEALKEEFLEYEHNIKLQMEELDELIGDKKFHKLSKKNAKRLKSLYKECVLKLHPDLHPDQSDYRKKLFIQITEAFQMGNLDALESLYYFIPNKNIGPELDLKSEVERLNELIVYNEIEIAKVKKRYPYNKKDMLSGECNINRYKLMLKNLIIQFDEDILSYKNRISDLYGKYSKN, encoded by the coding sequence TTGTCATTAATCATTCATCCTGAATTTGAAAAATTAAAAAATAAGTTGTCTGATTTGATATTTGAATATCAGGAGCTTACTTTACATATATGTCCTAATATAGAAAGGGAATATCTTTTAAACTTCGGATTGCTCGAGCATGATCTCTATAAAAGAGATGTTGAGTTGTCTATTCTTAAAAGAAAACTTAGTTTGCTCTATATTCAAATTAACAGTCAGGACGAGGTCAATCTTGACTTGATTGATGAAGCGTTAAAAGAAGAGTTTTTAGAATATGAGCACAATATCAAACTTCAAATGGAAGAATTGGATGAACTGATTGGTGATAAAAAGTTCCATAAGCTCTCAAAAAAGAATGCCAAAAGGCTTAAGTCACTTTATAAGGAATGTGTTTTAAAGTTACATCCTGATTTACATCCTGATCAATCTGATTATAGAAAAAAACTGTTTATACAAATCACTGAAGCATTTCAGATGGGTAATCTAGATGCACTTGAATCATTATACTATTTTATTCCAAATAAGAATATTGGTCCTGAATTAGACTTAAAATCTGAAGTTGAAAGATTAAATGAATTGATTGTGTATAATGAAATAGAAATAGCTAAAGTTAAGAAGAGATATCCATACAATAAAAAGGATATGCTTTCCGGTGAATGCAATATAAACAGGTATAAGTTAATGCTTAAAAATCTAATTATTCAATTTGATGAGGATATCTTAAGTTATAAAAATAGAATTTCTGATTTATATGGCAAATATTCAAAAAATTGA